In Stenotrophomonas sp. ESTM1D_MKCIP4_1, a single genomic region encodes these proteins:
- a CDS encoding DksA/TraR family C4-type zinc finger protein has product MATGWAGDGAVQDQIDATVDDAIARARRQLRQGPGLEHCEECDAPIPLARRQAVPGVRLCVACQQALDDEEQAHAGYNRRGSKDSQLR; this is encoded by the coding sequence ATGGCCACCGGTTGGGCGGGAGACGGCGCGGTCCAGGACCAGATCGACGCCACCGTTGATGATGCGATTGCCCGTGCGCGGCGCCAGTTGCGCCAGGGCCCGGGTCTTGAACACTGTGAGGAATGCGACGCGCCCATTCCCCTGGCGCGGCGGCAGGCTGTGCCCGGCGTCCGTCTGTGCGTGGCCTGCCAGCAGGCGCTGGACGACGAAGAGCAGGCGCACGCCGGCTACAACCGGCGCGGTAGCAAGGACAGCCAGTTGAGGTAA
- a CDS encoding phospholipase D family protein gives MSLLRIVAIIVAALVLLVLSGLLLADHLTPQARGTVSHVLPLQPAQTVIDRQLVPEQEARPGQSGVAFLSDGLDAFAARAKITEQAGRSLDLQYYIWHDDLVGHLMAKALYDAAERGVRVRILLDDMNAKDKDALMMALDAHPGIEIRLYNPFRNRSGIARTLEMIQRAFSVNHRMHNKSWIADGRVAIVGGRNIGEEYFSARNDVNFQDLDLVVAGPAVQQANRIFDDYWNSDAAIPINALASYTDAQLRALLRQSDLDALHARAQPYLQRVAASRALRQPAPDPLHWSTNVRILSDPPMKHRGDARDGWLVSALVKELHSTRHTALLVSPYFVPGEEGLRALSAMAAGGAQVGVVTNSLAANDVAAVHGGYMKYRVPLLKAGVQLYELKAHGEPGESSLFGSSGASLHTKAFVIDDRRGFVGSFNLDPRSAYLNTEMGVLFDDPVLGARLREEYLRLADPLHSWWLALGPEDELRWLERQPPPHWAGREPGSHLGSRLTARVISWLPVESQL, from the coding sequence ATGAGCCTGCTGCGTATCGTTGCCATCATCGTTGCTGCGCTGGTGCTGCTGGTACTTTCCGGCCTGCTGCTGGCCGACCACCTGACACCGCAGGCGCGCGGAACGGTCTCGCACGTGCTGCCGCTGCAGCCGGCGCAGACGGTGATCGACCGGCAGCTGGTTCCCGAACAGGAAGCACGGCCCGGGCAGTCGGGTGTGGCCTTCCTCAGCGACGGCCTGGATGCCTTCGCGGCACGCGCGAAGATCACCGAGCAGGCGGGCCGCAGCCTGGACCTGCAGTACTACATCTGGCACGACGATCTGGTCGGCCACCTGATGGCCAAGGCGCTGTACGACGCGGCCGAGCGTGGCGTGCGCGTGCGCATTCTGCTCGATGACATGAATGCCAAGGACAAGGACGCGCTGATGATGGCGCTTGATGCGCATCCCGGCATCGAGATCCGCCTGTACAACCCGTTCCGCAACCGCAGCGGCATCGCCCGCACGCTGGAAATGATCCAGCGCGCTTTCAGCGTCAACCACCGCATGCACAACAAGAGCTGGATCGCCGACGGCCGCGTGGCCATCGTCGGTGGCCGCAACATCGGCGAGGAATATTTCAGCGCGCGCAACGATGTGAATTTCCAGGACCTGGACCTGGTGGTCGCCGGACCTGCGGTGCAACAGGCCAACCGCATCTTCGACGATTACTGGAACAGCGATGCGGCCATTCCGATCAACGCACTGGCCAGCTACACCGATGCCCAGCTGCGCGCGCTGCTGCGCCAGTCCGATCTGGATGCGCTGCACGCACGGGCACAGCCCTACCTGCAACGGGTGGCGGCATCGCGTGCGCTGCGCCAGCCGGCCCCGGATCCGCTGCACTGGAGCACCAACGTGCGCATCCTCTCCGACCCGCCGATGAAGCATCGCGGCGACGCGCGCGATGGCTGGCTGGTCAGCGCGCTGGTCAAGGAGCTGCATTCCACCCGCCATACCGCGCTGCTGGTGTCGCCCTACTTCGTGCCCGGCGAAGAGGGCCTGCGCGCACTATCGGCGATGGCCGCAGGGGGGGCGCAGGTGGGCGTGGTGACCAATTCGCTGGCGGCCAACGATGTGGCGGCGGTACACGGTGGCTACATGAAGTACCGGGTGCCGCTGCTGAAAGCCGGCGTGCAGCTGTATGAGCTGAAGGCGCACGGCGAGCCCGGCGAATCCAGCCTGTTCGGCAGCAGCGGCGCCAGCCTGCACACCAAGGCCTTCGTCATCGACGACCGTCGCGGCTTCGTGGGCTCGTTCAACCTCGACCCGCGTTCGGCTTACCTCAACACGGAAATGGGCGTGCTGTTCGACGACCCGGTGCTGGGCGCGCGGCTGCGCGAGGAGTACCTGCGCCTGGCCGACCCCCTGCACAGCTGGTGGCTGGCGCTTGGGCCCGAGGACGAGCTGCGCTGGCTCGAACGGCAACCTCCGCCGCATTGGGCGGGGCGGGAACCCGGCAGCCATCTCGGCTCGCGCCTGACCGCCCGGGTGATCAGCTGGCTGCCGGTGGAATCGCAGCTGTAA
- a CDS encoding DUF2058 domain-containing protein, whose product MAKPNALQEQLLKAGLAKKSQASNAAREQAKARQGKAESTSAEVQREAERVRAEKVERDRALAAERNALAKQAERKAQAKQIITAHAVPHKGDDEYRFSDGAAIRTLLIDPKLRKALSVGVLVIVANGESYALLPRAAAEKVRERAPEAIIVDHGQPGSSAEISTGNAEDDAYYAQFQVPDDLVW is encoded by the coding sequence ATGGCAAAGCCCAACGCGCTGCAGGAACAATTGCTCAAGGCCGGCCTGGCCAAGAAGTCGCAGGCCAGCAACGCCGCGCGCGAGCAGGCCAAGGCCCGCCAGGGCAAGGCCGAATCGACCTCGGCCGAGGTCCAGCGCGAAGCTGAACGTGTCCGCGCCGAAAAGGTCGAACGCGACCGTGCGCTGGCCGCGGAGCGCAATGCCCTGGCCAAGCAGGCTGAACGGAAGGCGCAGGCGAAGCAGATCATCACGGCCCATGCCGTGCCCCACAAAGGCGATGACGAATACCGCTTCAGCGATGGCGCGGCCATCCGCACCCTGCTGATCGATCCCAAACTGCGCAAGGCGCTGTCGGTGGGTGTGCTGGTTATCGTCGCCAACGGCGAGAGCTACGCATTGCTGCCGCGTGCAGCTGCCGAGAAGGTGCGCGAACGTGCGCCGGAAGCGATCATCGTCGACCACGGCCAGCCGGGCTCGAGCGCCGAGATTTCCACCGGCAATGCCGAGGACGACGCCTACTACGCCCAGTTCCAGGTACCCGACGACCTGGTCTGGTAA
- a CDS encoding M48 family metallopeptidase, whose product MAVLKYLTGYPDPLVAQVSELLAQGRLGPWLQQRYPDPHEVRSDRQLYDYTQELKDRYLRKSVPLNKVCYDNTLEVIKHALGTHTAISRVHGGRLKASREIRIATVFRQAPAAFLRMIVVHELAHLKEADHNKAFYQLCQHMEPDYLQLEFDTRLYLTELANRSQR is encoded by the coding sequence ATGGCTGTCCTGAAGTACCTCACCGGCTATCCCGACCCCCTGGTCGCCCAGGTCAGCGAACTGCTGGCCCAGGGCCGGCTCGGCCCCTGGCTGCAGCAGCGCTACCCCGACCCGCACGAGGTGCGCAGCGACCGCCAGCTGTACGACTACACCCAGGAACTGAAGGACCGCTATCTGCGCAAATCGGTACCGCTCAACAAGGTCTGCTACGACAACACGCTGGAAGTCATCAAGCACGCGCTGGGCACCCATACCGCCATTTCCCGCGTGCATGGCGGGCGTCTGAAGGCCAGCCGCGAGATCCGCATCGCCACGGTGTTCCGCCAGGCACCGGCAGCCTTCCTGCGCATGATCGTGGTGCATGAGCTGGCCCACCTGAAGGAAGCCGACCACAACAAGGCGTTCTACCAGCTGTGCCAGCACATGGAACCGGACTACCTGCAGCTGGAGTTCGATACCCGCCTGTACCTGACCGAGCTGGCCAACCGCAGCCAACGCTGA
- a CDS encoding RNA pseudouridine synthase: protein MEPIRLDKRLSAQLGIPRGEARRYIEGGWVTVDGEVVEQPQRPVDESAVVAVAEQAEDSKAERVSMLLNKPAGVPAETLCALVSSSTRSELDASDIRSLQRHFHGLQLAASLPAADSGLVVVSQDPATLAHLQRNLGRTEQEYLVEVAEGGPERGPWLMARLQQESGGAKVSWQSEQRLRFAGKGLTAKGLRTAVGNAGLQVTAVRRLRIGRVALGPLPPGQWRYLGSDERF, encoded by the coding sequence ATGGAACCGATCCGCCTCGACAAACGCCTGTCCGCCCAGCTCGGGATCCCCCGCGGCGAAGCACGCCGCTACATCGAGGGCGGCTGGGTCACGGTTGACGGCGAGGTGGTCGAACAACCGCAGCGACCGGTTGATGAAAGCGCAGTGGTCGCAGTGGCCGAACAGGCCGAAGACAGCAAGGCCGAGCGGGTCAGCATGCTGCTGAACAAGCCCGCCGGGGTGCCCGCCGAGACGCTGTGCGCGCTGGTCAGCAGCAGCACGCGCAGCGAACTCGATGCCAGTGACATCCGATCGCTGCAGCGTCACTTCCATGGCCTGCAGCTGGCGGCGTCGCTGCCGGCCGCCGACAGTGGCCTGGTGGTGGTCAGCCAGGACCCGGCCACCCTCGCCCACCTGCAGCGCAACCTGGGCCGCACCGAACAGGAGTACCTGGTGGAAGTGGCCGAAGGTGGCCCCGAACGCGGACCGTGGCTGATGGCGCGGCTGCAGCAGGAATCGGGCGGGGCCAAGGTCAGCTGGCAGAGCGAGCAGCGCCTGCGCTTTGCCGGCAAGGGCCTGACCGCCAAGGGTCTGCGGACGGCAGTGGGCAACGCTGGGCTGCAGGTGACCGCAGTGCGCCGCCTGCGCATCGGTCGCGTGGCACTGGGGCCGCTGCCGCCGGGGCAGTGGCGGTACCTGGGCAGCGACGAGCGGTTCTGA